A region of Kineococcus rhizosphaerae DNA encodes the following proteins:
- a CDS encoding response regulator → MIGVLVVEDDPLLAAGHAEKVARVPGFAVVAVAHSGREALAAVGAHAVDLVLLDMTLPDVDGLQVLRALRAAAVPADVIAVTAARDPAVVRQALSMGVVQYLLKPFTTAALEERLRAYARFRADVAAASGEFGIDQQAIDEALAQLRTANGPARGVAAPTLQTVVAALREAPAGQGLSAAEVATVTGLSRVSARRYLEHLTTTGRARREPRYGGSGRPELAYHPTPAL, encoded by the coding sequence GTGATCGGGGTCCTCGTCGTCGAGGACGACCCGCTGCTGGCCGCCGGGCACGCCGAGAAGGTCGCCCGGGTCCCGGGGTTCGCGGTCGTGGCGGTCGCCCACTCCGGGCGCGAGGCCCTCGCCGCCGTCGGGGCCCACGCCGTCGACCTCGTGCTGCTCGACATGACGCTGCCCGACGTCGACGGGCTGCAGGTCCTGCGCGCGCTGCGGGCGGCCGCGGTGCCCGCCGACGTCATCGCGGTGACGGCCGCGCGCGACCCGGCGGTCGTGCGCCAGGCGCTGTCGATGGGCGTCGTGCAGTACCTGCTGAAACCCTTCACCACCGCGGCCCTGGAGGAGCGGCTGCGCGCCTACGCGCGGTTCCGGGCCGACGTCGCCGCGGCCTCGGGGGAGTTCGGGATCGACCAGCAGGCCATCGACGAGGCGCTGGCGCAGTTGCGGACCGCGAACGGGCCGGCGCGCGGGGTGGCGGCCCCGACGTTGCAGACCGTGGTCGCCGCCCTGCGCGAAGCCCCTGCGGGACAAGGGCTATCGGCCGCCGAGGTCGCGACGGTCACCGGGTTGTCCCGGGTCTCGGCGCGCCGGTACCTCGAACACCTCACGACGACGGGCCGGGCCCGGCGCGAACCCCGCTACGGCGGGTCGGGTCGTCCGGAACTGGCCTACCACCCGACGCCCGCGCTCTGA
- a CDS encoding sensor histidine kinase, which yields MVVTSTSKSSASGRFVHVPGRPPGRPRGRRGRRERHWTLASRVLVLQLLVVLVVVVGATAALGWQLRTDTRRDATVEVTDVAAAVAQSPDVRDGLADPASADRAAIDAHVEAVRRATGVYFITVMDRDKIRWTHPDPARIGQPFVGHADEALAGGRVVETYTGTLGPSVRAVLPVRGDDGAVVGAVAVGVATRSVTQDLLDRLPVLVAALALALGLSVAGSWLLSRWVRRRTHGLEPADLTRLWEVNDAVLHSLREGLVVVDPAGRQRVVNDEARRLLPTREDGTLDVPPALQRLLDSAEDVVDDVQVTDDRVLVVSRLDAHWEGRRVGTVVTLRDHTELQALTRDLDAVRGLADALRSQAHESANRLHVVVTLVEQGQPERAVAFATAELAAAQQLTDLVVADVADPAVAALLVGKSAQAAERGVELEVEPDTALADGLLPARDLVTVVGNLVDNAVEAALGAPGPRWVRVRIRGVGERVEVRVTDSGAGLRADDLDLAMQRGWSRKEHRLSPGGAHGLGLALVGQVVRRHGGSVRVEEPVTLDDGGGTLVVELPVGQP from the coding sequence ATGGTGGTCACGTCGACGTCGAAGTCGTCTGCTTCCGGTCGTTTCGTTCACGTCCCGGGACGACCGCCCGGACGCCCGCGCGGACGGCGCGGGCGCCGTGAACGGCACTGGACGCTGGCCTCGCGCGTCCTCGTCCTGCAGCTGCTCGTCGTCCTGGTCGTCGTCGTCGGCGCCACCGCGGCCCTGGGCTGGCAGCTGCGCACCGACACCCGCCGCGACGCGACCGTCGAGGTCACCGACGTCGCCGCCGCCGTCGCGCAGTCCCCCGACGTCCGCGACGGCCTGGCCGACCCCGCCAGCGCCGACCGGGCCGCGATCGACGCGCACGTCGAGGCCGTCCGCCGGGCCACGGGCGTCTACTTCATCACCGTCATGGACCGCGACAAGATCCGCTGGACGCACCCCGACCCCGCCCGCATCGGCCAGCCGTTCGTCGGGCACGCCGACGAGGCCCTCGCCGGGGGCCGCGTCGTGGAGACCTACACGGGGACCCTCGGCCCGTCCGTGCGCGCCGTGCTGCCGGTCCGCGGGGACGACGGGGCGGTCGTGGGCGCCGTCGCCGTCGGGGTCGCCACCCGCTCGGTCACCCAGGACCTGCTCGACCGGCTGCCCGTCCTCGTCGCCGCCCTCGCCCTGGCGCTGGGGCTGTCGGTGGCCGGGTCGTGGCTGCTGTCGCGCTGGGTCCGCCGCCGCACCCACGGCCTCGAACCGGCCGACCTCACCCGGCTGTGGGAGGTCAACGACGCCGTCCTGCACTCCCTGCGCGAAGGGCTCGTCGTCGTCGACCCCGCCGGCCGCCAGCGCGTCGTCAACGACGAGGCCCGCCGCCTGCTGCCCACGCGCGAGGACGGGACCCTCGACGTGCCCCCTGCGCTGCAACGGCTCCTGGACTCGGCGGAGGACGTCGTCGACGACGTCCAGGTCACCGACGACCGGGTCCTGGTCGTCAGCCGCCTCGACGCGCACTGGGAGGGCCGCCGCGTCGGGACCGTCGTCACCCTGCGCGACCACACCGAGCTGCAGGCCCTCACCCGCGACCTCGACGCCGTGCGCGGGCTCGCCGACGCGCTGCGCTCCCAGGCCCACGAGTCCGCGAACCGGCTGCACGTCGTCGTGACCCTCGTCGAACAGGGCCAGCCCGAGCGGGCCGTCGCGTTCGCCACTGCGGAACTGGCTGCGGCGCAGCAGCTCACCGACCTCGTCGTCGCCGACGTCGCCGACCCGGCCGTCGCGGCGCTGCTCGTCGGCAAGTCCGCCCAGGCCGCCGAGCGGGGCGTCGAGCTGGAGGTGGAACCCGACACCGCGCTCGCGGACGGGCTGCTGCCGGCGCGCGACCTCGTGACGGTCGTCGGCAACCTCGTCGACAACGCCGTCGAGGCGGCCCTGGGGGCGCCCGGGCCGCGGTGGGTGCGGGTCCGGATCCGGGGGGTCGGCGAGCGCGTGGAGGTGCGCGTGACCGACTCCGGCGCCGGGCTGCGGGCCGACGACCTGGACCTGGCGATGCAGCGCGGCTGGTCGCGCAAGGAGCACCGGCTCTCGCCGGGGGGTGCGCACGGGCTGGGGCTGGCCCTCGTCGGGCAGGTCGTGCGCCGGCACGGGGGGTCTGTGCGCGTCGAGGAACCCGTGACGCTCGACGACGGCGGCGGGACCCTGGTCGTGGAGCTGCCGGTGGGGCAGCCGTGA
- a CDS encoding cation:dicarboxylate symporter family transporter, with amino-acid sequence MSTVAQKHTRDRTHFLYIAVIVAVGLGIAVGLLFPDVGKELKPLGTGFVNLVRMMIAPVIFCTIVLGIGSVRAAAQVGRVGGTALLYFLAMSGFALVIGLLVGNVLPVTDLQLTDDLRGQGAQLAEKAHESGGSVDFLLGIIPTSLFSALTDGSVLEALFVALLVGFALQGLGETGQRALRAIETVKKVVFKVLAMVMWAAPVGAFGAIAAVVGETGVDALKALATVMVGFYLTCAVFVLVVLGLVLRVVAKLNIFKVLRYTAREILLIVSTSSSETALPRLIAKMEHAGVSKSTVGITVPTGYSFNLDGTAIYLTMASLFIANSLGQPMSVGQQVSLLLFMVIASKGAAGVSGAGLATLAGGLASHKPALLDGVGLIVGIDRFMSEARAVTNFIGNTVGTLVIATWSRTLDREQLTEVLAGRRPFDETSMDPANEAVTDVRAESRVPA; translated from the coding sequence ATGAGCACTGTCGCTCAGAAGCACACGCGAGACCGCACGCACTTCCTCTACATCGCCGTCATCGTGGCGGTGGGCCTGGGCATCGCCGTGGGCCTGCTGTTCCCCGACGTGGGCAAGGAGCTCAAGCCGCTGGGGACCGGGTTCGTGAACCTGGTCCGGATGATGATCGCCCCGGTCATCTTCTGCACCATCGTGCTCGGCATCGGGTCGGTCCGGGCCGCGGCGCAGGTCGGCCGCGTCGGCGGCACGGCCCTGCTGTACTTCCTGGCGATGAGCGGGTTCGCGCTCGTCATCGGCCTGCTCGTCGGCAACGTGCTGCCGGTGACCGACCTGCAGCTCACCGACGACCTGCGCGGGCAGGGCGCCCAGCTCGCCGAGAAGGCCCACGAGAGCGGCGGCTCGGTCGACTTCCTGCTCGGGATCATCCCGACGTCGCTGTTCTCGGCCCTGACCGACGGGTCCGTGCTGGAGGCGCTGTTCGTGGCGCTGCTCGTCGGGTTCGCGCTGCAGGGCCTCGGCGAGACGGGGCAGCGGGCGCTGCGGGCGATCGAGACGGTCAAGAAGGTCGTCTTCAAGGTCCTCGCGATGGTCATGTGGGCCGCGCCCGTCGGGGCGTTCGGCGCGATCGCGGCCGTCGTCGGCGAGACCGGGGTCGACGCCCTGAAGGCGCTGGCCACGGTGATGGTCGGGTTCTACCTGACCTGCGCCGTGTTCGTGTTGGTCGTGCTGGGGCTCGTGCTGCGCGTCGTCGCGAAGCTGAACATCTTCAAGGTCCTGCGCTACACGGCCCGCGAGATCCTGCTCATCGTCTCCACGTCGAGCTCGGAGACGGCGCTGCCGCGGCTCATCGCCAAGATGGAGCACGCCGGGGTCTCGAAGTCGACCGTCGGGATCACCGTCCCGACGGGGTACTCCTTCAACCTCGACGGCACCGCGATCTACCTGACGATGGCCTCGCTGTTCATCGCCAACTCCCTCGGGCAGCCCATGTCGGTGGGCCAGCAGGTCTCGCTGCTGCTGTTCATGGTCATCGCCTCCAAGGGGGCCGCGGGCGTCTCCGGCGCCGGGCTGGCGACCCTCGCCGGCGGCCTGGCCTCGCACAAGCCCGCGCTGCTGGACGGGGTCGGGCTCATCGTCGGCATCGACCGGTTCATGTCCGAGGCGCGCGCGGTGACGAACTTCATCGGCAACACCGTCGGGACCCTGGTCATCGCGACGTGGAGCCGGACGCTGGACCGCGAGCAGCTCACCGAGGTGCTCGCCGGCCGCCGCCCGTTCGACGAGACGTCGATGGACCCGGCGAACGAGGCGGTCACGGACGTGCGCGCGGAGTCCCGCGTCCCCGCCTGA
- the metX gene encoding homoserine O-acetyltransferase MetX gives MARAFRPAPPPASGGWREGDPAGHRRFADVGDLPLQLGGLLPQVRLAYETWGTLNADASNAVLVEHALTGDTHVTGEAGPGHPTAGWWSALVGPGKALDTDEWFVVAANVVGGCQGSTGPSSHRPGTTRPWGSAFPRLTVADQVAAEARLADHLGVARFAAVLGGSMGGMRSLEWAAAHPGRVGAALVLASAAAATADQIGGQSAQITAIVSDPGWRGGDYHSAPDGQGPHTGLGLARRLAHLSYRTAAELDLRFGREAQFGEDPLSPTEPGRYAVQSYLDHHADKLVRRFDAGSYVALTDAMNTWDVGLGRGGTDVALAAITTPLVVVAVDSDRLYPVADSRRIVEAAPAAVGGLRVVRSTSGHDGFLLEADQIAPLVAETLALGRR, from the coding sequence GTGGCGCGGGCCTTCCGCCCGGCCCCGCCCCCGGCGTCGGGCGGCTGGCGCGAGGGCGACCCCGCCGGGCACCGGCGGTTCGCCGACGTCGGCGACCTCCCTCTGCAGCTCGGCGGTCTCCTCCCGCAGGTCCGCCTGGCCTACGAGACGTGGGGGACGCTGAACGCCGACGCCTCCAACGCCGTCCTCGTCGAGCACGCCCTCACCGGCGACACCCACGTCACCGGCGAGGCCGGTCCCGGGCACCCCACCGCCGGGTGGTGGTCCGCCCTCGTCGGCCCCGGCAAGGCCCTCGACACCGACGAGTGGTTCGTCGTGGCGGCCAACGTCGTCGGCGGCTGCCAGGGCTCCACGGGCCCCTCGTCGCACCGGCCGGGCACGACGCGGCCGTGGGGCTCGGCGTTCCCGCGGCTCACCGTCGCCGACCAGGTCGCCGCCGAGGCGCGCCTGGCCGACCACCTCGGCGTCGCCCGGTTCGCGGCCGTCCTCGGCGGCTCCATGGGCGGCATGCGGTCCCTGGAGTGGGCCGCGGCGCACCCCGGCCGCGTCGGCGCCGCGCTCGTCCTGGCCTCCGCCGCGGCCGCCACGGCCGACCAGATCGGCGGCCAGAGCGCCCAGATCACCGCCATCGTCTCCGACCCCGGCTGGCGCGGCGGGGACTACCACTCCGCCCCCGACGGGCAGGGCCCGCACACCGGCCTCGGCCTGGCCCGGCGCCTGGCGCACCTGTCGTACCGGACCGCGGCCGAGCTCGACCTGCGCTTCGGCCGCGAAGCCCAGTTCGGCGAGGACCCGCTGTCCCCGACCGAGCCGGGCCGCTACGCCGTCCAGAGCTACCTCGACCACCACGCCGACAAGCTCGTGCGCCGCTTCGACGCCGGTTCCTACGTCGCGCTCACCGACGCCATGAACACCTGGGACGTCGGCCTCGGGCGCGGGGGCACCGACGTGGCGCTCGCGGCGATCACGACGCCCCTGGTCGTCGTCGCCGTCGACTCCGACCGGCTCTACCCGGTGGCCGACTCCCGGCGCATCGTCGAGGCGGCCCCCGCCGCCGTCGGCGGGCTGCGCGTCGTGCGCTCGACGTCCGGGCACGACGGGTTCCTGCTGGAGGCCGACCAGATCGCCCCGCTCGTGGCCGAGACGCTGGCCCTCGGACGCCGCTGA
- a CDS encoding bifunctional o-acetylhomoserine/o-acetylserine sulfhydrylase — protein MSTDATPEPAAAWKFETLQVHAGQTPDPATGARALPIYQTTSYQFRDTDHAAALFGLAELGNIYTRIMNPTQDTVEQRIAALEGGVGALLVASGQAAETLAILNIASAGDHVVSSPRLYGGTYNLFHHTLPKMGITVSFVADPDDAASWAAAVRPETKLFYGETISNPAGDVLDIETVAGVAHEHGVPLVVDNTIATPYLIRPFEHGADVVVHSATKYLGGHGTSVAGAVVDSGRFDWAASDRFPGLTTPDPSYHGVVFTDAVGPLAYLIKLRVQLLRDLGPAVAPFNAFLIAQGLETLSLRMERHVENAGKVARFLEGRDDVLSVNWASLPSSPWHAQARKYAPKGSGAVLAFEIAGGLPAGKAFVEALRLHSHVANIGDVRSLVIHPASTTHSQLTPQEQAASGVTPGLVRLAVGVENVDDILADLELGFAAAASASAPASTSASA, from the coding sequence GTGAGCACCGACGCCACCCCCGAACCCGCTGCTGCCTGGAAGTTCGAGACCCTCCAGGTCCACGCCGGCCAGACGCCCGACCCCGCGACCGGGGCCCGTGCGCTGCCGATCTACCAGACCACCAGCTACCAGTTCCGCGACACCGACCACGCCGCCGCGCTGTTCGGCCTGGCCGAGCTCGGCAACATCTACACGCGGATCATGAACCCGACGCAGGACACCGTCGAGCAGCGCATCGCCGCGCTCGAGGGCGGCGTCGGGGCCCTGCTCGTCGCCTCCGGCCAGGCCGCCGAGACGCTGGCGATCCTCAACATCGCCTCCGCCGGCGACCACGTCGTCTCCAGCCCGCGCCTGTACGGCGGGACGTACAACCTCTTCCACCACACGCTGCCCAAGATGGGCATCACCGTGTCCTTCGTCGCCGACCCCGACGACGCCGCCAGCTGGGCCGCGGCCGTGCGCCCCGAGACCAAGCTGTTCTACGGCGAGACGATCTCCAACCCCGCCGGCGACGTCCTCGACATCGAGACCGTCGCGGGCGTCGCCCACGAGCACGGCGTCCCGCTGGTCGTCGACAACACCATCGCCACGCCCTACCTGATCCGCCCCTTCGAGCACGGCGCGGACGTCGTCGTGCACTCGGCGACGAAGTACCTCGGCGGGCACGGCACCTCCGTCGCCGGCGCCGTCGTCGACTCCGGCCGCTTCGACTGGGCCGCCTCCGACCGCTTCCCCGGCCTGACCACGCCCGACCCCAGCTACCACGGCGTCGTCTTCACCGACGCCGTCGGCCCGCTGGCCTACCTCATCAAGCTGCGCGTCCAGCTCCTGCGCGACCTCGGCCCCGCCGTCGCGCCCTTCAACGCCTTCCTCATCGCCCAGGGCCTGGAGACGCTGTCGCTGCGCATGGAGCGGCACGTCGAGAACGCCGGGAAGGTCGCCCGGTTCCTCGAGGGCCGCGACGACGTCCTGTCGGTGAACTGGGCCTCGCTGCCGTCCTCGCCCTGGCACGCGCAGGCGCGCAAGTACGCCCCGAAGGGGTCCGGAGCCGTCCTGGCCTTCGAGATCGCCGGCGGCCTGCCCGCCGGGAAGGCCTTCGTCGAGGCGCTGCGGCTGCACAGCCACGTCGCCAACATCGGCGACGTCCGCTCCCTGGTCATCCACCCCGCCTCGACGACCCACAGCCAGCTCACCCCGCAGGAGCAGGCCGCCTCCGGCGTCACCCCCGGCCTGGTCCGCCTCGCCGTGGGCGTGGAGAACGTCGACGACATCCTCGCCGACCTCGAGCTCGGCTTCGCGGCCGCCGCCTCGGCGTCGGCCCCGGCGTCGACCAGCGCGTCCGCCTGA
- a CDS encoding zinc-dependent alcohol dehydrogenase — protein MTQRTGRAVQITEPGTLELLDAPAAEPGPGQALVQVAYCGICGSDREVFAGTRPAEFVRYPVVPGHEWSGTVAAVGPGVPESLVGRGVVGQGIRTAEGTPASLEGDTEGWPQEYEETGFTLPGGWSTWLTLPARYLHVLPEGADLRAAAGIEPAACVAEAVLLADVSAGSKVAVVGAGTLGLLAVQLLKGAGCEVTVVHHNDERRELATTCGAAHYTGDATTLGATFDAVIEAAGVPGIARTAVRLARRGGRVVLTGIPAQDADDLSSLELVSRNVHVLTVFGAPTRAWAYAVRAFSAGVLDPTPLITHEFDLTDAQAALDELAARRGALKVLLKP, from the coding sequence ATGACGCAACGCACCGGCCGCGCCGTCCAGATCACCGAGCCCGGCACCCTCGAACTCCTCGACGCCCCCGCGGCCGAACCCGGCCCCGGCCAGGCGCTGGTCCAGGTCGCCTACTGCGGCATCTGCGGGTCCGACCGCGAGGTCTTCGCCGGGACCCGGCCCGCGGAGTTCGTCCGCTACCCCGTCGTCCCAGGGCACGAGTGGTCCGGCACCGTGGCGGCGGTCGGCCCGGGCGTGCCGGAGTCCCTCGTCGGGCGCGGGGTCGTCGGCCAGGGCATCCGCACCGCCGAGGGCACCCCCGCCTCCCTGGAGGGCGACACCGAGGGCTGGCCGCAGGAGTACGAGGAGACCGGCTTCACCCTCCCCGGCGGCTGGTCGACGTGGCTGACGCTGCCCGCGCGCTACCTGCACGTGCTGCCCGAGGGCGCCGACCTGCGCGCGGCCGCCGGCATCGAGCCCGCGGCGTGCGTGGCCGAGGCCGTCCTGCTCGCCGACGTCTCGGCCGGGTCCAAGGTCGCCGTCGTCGGCGCGGGGACCCTGGGCCTGCTGGCCGTGCAGCTGCTGAAGGGTGCCGGCTGCGAGGTGACCGTCGTGCACCACAACGACGAGCGCCGGGAGCTGGCCACCACGTGCGGGGCCGCGCACTACACCGGTGACGCCACGACGCTGGGCGCCACGTTCGACGCCGTGATCGAGGCCGCGGGCGTGCCCGGCATCGCCCGCACCGCCGTCCGCCTCGCCCGCCGGGGCGGGCGCGTCGTCCTGACAGGCATCCCCGCGCAGGACGCCGACGACCTGTCCTCGCTGGAGCTGGTCAGCCGCAACGTGCACGTCCTGACCGTCTTCGGCGCCCCGACGCGGGCGTGGGCGTACGCCGTCCGCGCGTTCTCCGCCGGCGTCCTGGACCCCACCCCGCTCATCACGCACGAGTTCGACCTCACCGACGCGCAGGCGGCCCTCGACGAGCTCGCCGCCCGCCGCGGCGCGCTGAAGGTCCTTCTGAAGCCCTGA
- a CDS encoding putative bifunctional diguanylate cyclase/phosphodiesterase, which yields MTAARTDTPRPRRRAPGRSRPLQNTLLALVLVPVVGLGATAGLGVVDRLARARGAETALAEVRAAVALGDVRSAVGQEVVPALGAASLSRPDGRDPVAGSDLLAELRGTTALGDSERVTDRAVLAARTDAGADLDGFPARLTQARTLTGTDADTGLALYGDLLDELTTAVNAHLRAARRLGLEGDLATALTDLQRVSRAGALASQETTSYLSAVLPAQTGRRDDFLRTWGGYQQASTDVLTSTTPGVAAAWSEATGSAAVRRLDQVLGHAALTGAPPSAADLSTVGQGAAARDQALSDVLADAAGVVVELAQQQADRDRADLDRLLVLSGALVAATLAGTLLVRREIARPLNRLAAQSRAVAAGELVDVDELGPTEVRVVAQGLSAAVDSLRRVRAQADAIAAGDLDCEVVRTAVPGPLGEVVHASVTQVLAAFHERERLRADLAHQAAHDALTELPNRAETLVLTGRALHRAARQFGRVGLLFVDLDHFKAVNDSFGHAAGDALLRTVATRMHETVRGGDVVCRLGGDEFVVLVEGVEDEKGLVDLAERLIVAVSAPVALTGLPQAQHVRVGASVGVAVSTPGALDAERLVRDADAAVYRAKAAGRGVVEVFDDELRAELAARTELEHALRHGLETGELVLYYQPVLDLETGRTKSVEALVRWQRPGHGLVPPDAFIPVAEASSLVCDLGRWALAEATAQLVRWDAEGGHRAGLEVAVNISGRHLAQAHLLDDVTDALADSGIAPSRLTVEITETVLVDEPLALEHLRSLRELGVRVAIDDFGTGYTSIGQLSRLPVDVLKIDRSFVSSGDAGHTELVKLLISAAHSFSLGVVAEGVEEDTQLSALLAASCDAAQGYLFARPVPAADLPAAEVPVAADAVAIAAEPGA from the coding sequence GTGACCGCTGCGCGCACCGACACCCCCCGCCCGCGACGCCGCGCGCCCGGCCGCAGCCGCCCCCTGCAGAACACGCTCCTGGCCCTCGTCCTCGTCCCCGTCGTCGGGCTCGGCGCCACGGCCGGGCTCGGCGTCGTGGACCGGCTCGCCCGCGCCCGCGGCGCCGAGACGGCCCTGGCCGAGGTCCGGGCCGCCGTCGCCCTCGGCGACGTCCGCAGCGCCGTCGGCCAGGAGGTCGTCCCCGCCCTCGGCGCGGCCTCCCTGTCCCGGCCCGACGGCCGGGACCCCGTCGCCGGGTCCGACCTGCTCGCCGAGCTGCGCGGCACGACGGCGCTGGGTGACAGCGAACGGGTCACCGACCGAGCCGTGCTCGCCGCCCGCACCGACGCGGGCGCCGACCTGGACGGCTTCCCGGCCCGCCTGACCCAGGCCCGCACGCTGACGGGCACGGACGCCGACACGGGGCTGGCGCTGTACGGCGACCTGCTCGACGAGCTGACCACGGCCGTCAACGCGCACCTGCGCGCCGCGCGCCGGCTCGGCCTGGAAGGCGACCTGGCCACCGCGCTCACCGACCTGCAGCGCGTCTCGCGGGCCGGGGCGCTGGCCAGCCAGGAGACCACCTCCTACCTGAGCGCGGTCCTGCCCGCGCAGACGGGGCGGCGCGACGACTTCCTGCGCACCTGGGGCGGCTACCAGCAGGCCTCGACCGACGTCCTGACGAGCACGACCCCGGGGGTGGCGGCGGCCTGGTCCGAGGCCACCGGCTCGGCCGCGGTCCGGCGGCTGGACCAGGTCCTGGGCCACGCCGCCCTGACCGGCGCGCCGCCGTCGGCGGCGGACCTGTCGACCGTCGGGCAGGGCGCGGCGGCCCGCGACCAGGCCCTCAGCGACGTCCTGGCCGACGCGGCCGGGGTCGTCGTCGAGCTGGCCCAGCAGCAGGCGGACCGGGACCGGGCCGACCTGGACCGGCTGCTCGTGCTCAGCGGTGCGCTCGTCGCGGCGACCCTGGCGGGGACGCTGCTCGTGCGGCGCGAGATCGCCCGGCCGCTGAACCGGCTCGCGGCGCAGTCGCGCGCGGTCGCCGCCGGCGAGCTCGTCGACGTCGACGAGCTGGGTCCGACGGAGGTCCGCGTCGTCGCGCAGGGCCTGTCCGCGGCCGTCGACAGCCTGCGCCGCGTCCGGGCGCAGGCCGACGCGATCGCCGCGGGCGACCTGGACTGCGAGGTCGTGCGCACCGCGGTGCCGGGCCCCCTGGGCGAGGTCGTGCACGCCTCGGTGACGCAGGTCCTGGCCGCCTTCCACGAGCGCGAGCGCCTGCGGGCCGACCTGGCCCACCAGGCGGCGCACGACGCGCTGACGGAACTGCCCAACCGGGCCGAGACCCTCGTCCTGACCGGCCGGGCCCTGCACCGCGCCGCGCGGCAGTTCGGGCGGGTGGGTCTGCTGTTCGTCGACCTGGACCACTTCAAGGCCGTCAACGACAGCTTCGGGCACGCCGCGGGGGACGCGCTGCTGCGCACGGTCGCGACCCGCATGCACGAGACGGTGCGCGGCGGGGACGTCGTGTGCCGCCTCGGCGGGGACGAGTTCGTCGTCCTCGTCGAGGGCGTGGAGGACGAGAAGGGGCTCGTGGACCTCGCCGAGCGGCTCATCGTCGCCGTCAGCGCGCCGGTGGCGCTGACGGGTCTGCCGCAGGCCCAGCACGTGCGGGTGGGGGCCAGCGTCGGGGTCGCCGTCAGCACCCCCGGGGCGCTGGACGCCGAACGGCTCGTCCGGGACGCCGACGCGGCCGTCTACCGCGCCAAGGCCGCCGGCCGGGGCGTCGTGGAGGTGTTCGACGACGAGCTGCGCGCCGAGCTCGCGGCCCGCACGGAGCTGGAGCACGCCCTGCGCCACGGGCTGGAGACGGGTGAGCTCGTCCTCTACTACCAGCCCGTCCTGGACCTGGAGACGGGCCGGACCAAGAGCGTCGAGGCGCTGGTGCGCTGGCAGCGGCCCGGGCACGGGCTGGTGCCGCCGGACGCGTTCATCCCCGTCGCCGAGGCGTCCTCCCTCGTGTGCGACCTGGGGCGCTGGGCGCTGGCGGAGGCGACGGCGCAGCTGGTCCGCTGGGACGCCGAGGGCGGCCACCGCGCGGGGCTGGAGGTGGCGGTGAACATCTCGGGGCGCCACCTGGCGCAGGCGCACCTGCTGGACGACGTCACCGACGCCCTGGCGGACTCCGGGATCGCCCCGTCGCGGCTGACCGTGGAGATCACCGAGACCGTCCTGGTCGACGAACCCCTCGCGCTGGAGCACCTGCGCTCGTTGCGCGAGCTGGGGGTGCGGGTCGCGATCGACGACTTCGGGACGGGGTACACCTCGATCGGGCAGCTGTCGCGGCTGCCCGTCGACGTCCTGAAGATCGACCGCAGCTTCGTGTCCTCGGGCGACGCGGGGCACACCGAGCTCGTGAAGCTGCTCATCAGCGCGGCGCACAGCTTCTCCCTCGGGGTCGTCGCCGAGGGGGTCGAGGAGGACACGCAGCTGTCGGCGCTGCTGGCCGCCTCGTGCGACGCCGCGCAGGGGTACCTGTTCGCCCGGCCCGTCCCGGCCGCCGACCTGCCGGCGGCGGAGGTGCCGGTGGCGGCCGACGCCGTCGCCATCGCCGCCGAGCCCGGGGCGTGA
- a CDS encoding VTT domain-containing protein — MLTDLLNPTAHADNWLWALCVLLAAVVLGALLPVLPTGAVVSAMAALGHHRSWVSLGEVVVVGAAAAYVADVVLYTLLLRGAHTRLGRRLQRRAEAHGHLDELGERLSRHDVGTLVTSRLLPGARIPVLAAAAATEYPVVRFAVANVVPAVCWALAYALLGLAGRGVSDRPWVSVVAAVAFGLAASGVVSLVRRLRAR, encoded by the coding sequence GTGCTGACCGACCTGCTGAACCCGACCGCCCACGCCGACAACTGGCTCTGGGCCCTGTGCGTGCTGCTCGCCGCCGTGGTCCTGGGGGCACTGCTGCCGGTCCTGCCCACGGGCGCGGTCGTCTCGGCGATGGCGGCGCTCGGGCACCACCGCTCGTGGGTCTCCCTCGGCGAGGTCGTCGTGGTCGGGGCGGCCGCGGCCTACGTGGCCGACGTCGTGCTCTACACGCTGCTGCTGCGCGGGGCGCACACGCGGCTCGGCCGCCGGCTGCAGCGGCGCGCGGAGGCGCACGGCCACCTCGACGAGCTGGGGGAGCGGTTGTCCCGGCACGACGTCGGGACGCTCGTGACGTCCCGGTTGCTGCCGGGGGCGCGGATCCCCGTGCTGGCCGCGGCGGCGGCCACCGAGTACCCCGTGGTGCGCTTCGCCGTCGCGAACGTCGTGCCCGCGGTGTGCTGGGCGCTGGCGTACGCGCTGCTGGGGCTGGCCGGTCGCGGGGTCAGCGACCGGCCGTGGGTGAGCGTGGTCGCGGCCGTCGCGTTCGGGTTGGCCGCCTCCGGCGTCGTCAGCCTGGTGCGGCGGCTGCGGGCCCGCTGA